The following are encoded together in the Robertmurraya sp. FSL R5-0851 genome:
- a CDS encoding deoxynucleoside kinase: MNLRTKYGIPANSVITIAGTVGVGKSTMTNALANALDFRTSFEKVDTNPYLDKFYADFTRWSFHLQVYFLAERFKEQKRIFEYGGGFIQDRSIYEDTGIFAKMHFEKGTMSKVDYETYTSLFEAMVMTPYFPHPDLLIYLEGSIDDIIGRIKERGRPMEQQTPINYWNEMHQRYEDWINSFSACPVLRININEYDIRDDESSIEPVIERIANHIKQSQLLKR; encoded by the coding sequence ATGAACCTTCGAACTAAATACGGAATACCTGCTAACTCTGTTATTACGATTGCAGGGACAGTAGGAGTTGGGAAGTCTACGATGACGAACGCTCTTGCTAATGCACTTGATTTTCGTACTTCCTTTGAAAAAGTAGATACGAATCCTTATTTAGATAAATTTTATGCGGACTTTACTAGATGGAGCTTTCACTTGCAAGTATACTTCCTTGCCGAGCGATTTAAAGAGCAAAAGCGTATCTTCGAGTATGGCGGTGGATTTATTCAAGACCGTTCGATTTATGAAGATACGGGTATTTTTGCAAAAATGCATTTTGAAAAAGGTACGATGTCTAAGGTAGATTATGAGACATATACAAGTCTTTTCGAAGCCATGGTCATGACACCGTATTTCCCTCATCCAGATCTACTTATTTATCTAGAGGGATCCATTGATGACATTATCGGTCGAATTAAAGAGCGTGGACGCCCAATGGAACAGCAAACACCAATTAATTACTGGAATGAAATGCATCAACGTTATGAAGATTGGATTAACTCATTCTCGGCATGTCCCGTGTTACGAATTAATATTAATGAATATGACATCAGGGATGACGAGTCCTCCATTGAACCAGTGATCGAACGTATTGCCAATCATATAAAACAATCACAATTACTAAAAAGATAA
- a CDS encoding isochorismatase family cysteine hydrolase, whose amino-acid sequence MDTPENTCQTALLIIDMINNFDFSNGEVLAKKTLPIAKNIQKLKEQFTKEKRPIIYINDHYNLWQADVTRIINYCENSLSKEIIHIIQPNQDDLFLIKPKHSAFFGTALNTLLYQLNVRNLVITGIAGNICVLFTANDAYMREYSIHVPHNAIASADDQDNEYSLKMIKNVLKGKIDPL is encoded by the coding sequence ATGGACACACCCGAAAATACTTGCCAAACCGCTCTTTTAATTATTGATATGATAAATAACTTTGACTTCAGCAATGGTGAAGTGCTAGCAAAAAAAACATTACCAATTGCGAAAAATATCCAAAAACTAAAGGAACAGTTTACAAAAGAAAAACGGCCCATCATTTATATAAATGACCATTATAATCTCTGGCAAGCAGATGTTACACGTATCATCAATTATTGTGAAAACTCCTTAAGTAAAGAAATTATTCATATCATCCAACCGAACCAGGACGATCTTTTTCTAATAAAACCAAAGCATTCCGCTTTTTTTGGTACCGCACTAAATACCCTACTATACCAACTGAATGTACGTAATCTGGTCATTACAGGAATTGCCGGGAACATATGTGTACTTTTTACTGCAAATGATGCATATATGAGGGAATATTCCATACATGTTCCACACAATGCAATTGCTTCTGCTGATGACCAAGACAATGAGTACTCATTAAAAATGATTAAAAATGTTTTAAAAGGCAAGATTGATCCTCTATAA
- a CDS encoding YaaC family protein: protein MIFPYANLHSFSLFFSADSTQHYLKKCYQSLELSDAEQKSYENCYPFIYYLEHGQVYYEQARNSPLIIQPILIFYGLVHLLKACILTVDPNYPETTSVLAHGVSTRKRKKQQYHFFQDEVKFQKTGLFPHIGERLFHMKQLEGEKTTMNDLLMQIPELTSLFEELVGKRTFLPVENKGTDIHIPESALDTFHMTSDRFTEFFQTKTNGDFLCSNHLNDNLCFHLAGKKLSSFSILKYNLVDNHFSLSLTKGDLLQYNELLIHYLLLYNLSMIARYETEWWSELVKTMPNKDFPFIQSFLQVSLDKGPFLVYQYLMMKK, encoded by the coding sequence TTGATTTTCCCTTATGCCAATTTGCACTCATTTTCACTCTTTTTTTCAGCCGATTCGACACAGCATTATTTAAAAAAGTGTTATCAATCTTTAGAGCTTTCAGATGCCGAACAAAAAAGTTATGAAAACTGCTACCCCTTTATTTATTATCTTGAACACGGTCAGGTATATTATGAACAGGCAAGGAACTCACCACTCATCATCCAGCCTATTCTGATCTTCTATGGTCTCGTTCACTTATTGAAAGCATGTATTTTAACTGTAGACCCAAATTATCCTGAAACGACCTCTGTACTTGCTCATGGAGTTTCAACTAGGAAGAGAAAAAAGCAGCAATATCATTTTTTTCAGGATGAAGTGAAGTTTCAGAAGACAGGATTGTTTCCTCATATTGGAGAAAGATTGTTTCACATGAAACAATTGGAAGGGGAAAAAACGACAATGAATGATCTCTTAATGCAAATTCCAGAGCTTACTAGTCTTTTTGAAGAGCTCGTAGGAAAGAGAACTTTCTTACCGGTTGAGAATAAAGGAACAGACATTCACATCCCTGAGTCCGCTCTTGATACCTTTCATATGACTAGTGATCGATTTACAGAGTTTTTCCAAACAAAAACGAATGGCGATTTCTTATGTAGTAATCATTTGAATGACAACCTTTGTTTTCACTTAGCTGGAAAAAAGTTATCATCCTTTTCTATATTAAAATATAATCTGGTAGACAATCATTTCTCCCTTTCTTTGACAAAAGGAGATTTACTTCAATACAATGAATTACTTATTCATTATTTACTGCTATATAACCTAAGTATGATTGCCCGCTACGAAACGGAGTGGTGGAGTGAGTTAGTAAAGACCATGCCAAATAAGGACTTCCCTTTCATTCAATCATTCTTACAAGTCAGCTTAGACAAAGGCCCCTTTCTTGTTTATCAATATTTAATGATGAAGAAATAA
- the guaB gene encoding IMP dehydrogenase, whose protein sequence is MWENKFVKEGLTFDDVLLVPAKSEVLPRDVSLQVHLTEKIKLNIPMISASMDTVTEAEMAIAMARQGGIGIIHKNMSIEQQADQVDKVKRSESGVITDPFFLTPDQQVFDAEHLMGKYRISGVPIVNNDEEQKLVGILTNRDLRFIQDYSIKISDVMTKENLVTAPVGTTLEEAESILQKYKIEKLPLVDSEGVLKGLITIKDIEKVIEFPNSAKDEQGRLLVGAAVGVTTDTMKRAEMLVRAQVDVLVIDTAHGHSKGVIDMVRSIRETFPEIAIIAGNVATAEATRELIEAGADIVKVGIGPGSICTTRVVAGVGVPQITAVYDCATEARKHGKAVIADGGIKYSGDIVKALAAGGHAVMLGSLLAGVTESPGETEIFQGRRFKVYRGMGSVAAMEKGSKDRYFQEDNKKFVPEGIEGRLPYKGPLTDTIYQLVGGLRSGMGYCGTKNLQELRENSKFIRMTGAGLRESHPHDVQITKEAPNYSLS, encoded by the coding sequence ATGTGGGAAAATAAGTTTGTTAAAGAGGGTTTAACCTTCGACGATGTATTGTTAGTGCCTGCAAAATCAGAAGTACTTCCTAGAGATGTGAGTTTACAAGTTCACTTAACAGAAAAAATCAAGCTAAACATTCCAATGATTAGCGCAAGTATGGACACAGTAACAGAAGCAGAGATGGCGATTGCTATGGCGAGACAAGGTGGAATTGGTATTATCCATAAAAACATGTCTATTGAACAGCAAGCCGACCAGGTGGACAAGGTTAAACGTTCAGAAAGTGGAGTTATTACGGATCCTTTCTTTTTGACTCCTGATCAACAAGTGTTTGATGCCGAGCATCTTATGGGGAAATACCGAATTTCTGGTGTTCCAATCGTAAATAACGATGAGGAGCAAAAGTTAGTTGGGATCTTAACAAATCGTGATCTACGCTTCATCCAAGACTACTCGATAAAAATTTCGGATGTAATGACAAAAGAAAACTTAGTTACAGCTCCTGTGGGAACAACTTTAGAAGAAGCTGAAAGCATTTTACAAAAGTATAAAATCGAGAAACTTCCACTGGTTGATAGTGAAGGAGTACTTAAAGGATTAATTACGATTAAAGATATTGAGAAAGTAATCGAATTCCCTAATTCGGCAAAAGATGAGCAAGGTCGTTTATTGGTTGGTGCAGCAGTAGGTGTAACAACAGATACAATGAAACGCGCTGAGATGCTAGTAAGAGCTCAAGTAGATGTGCTGGTTATAGATACTGCTCATGGTCACTCTAAAGGCGTTATTGACATGGTCAGATCTATTAGAGAGACATTCCCGGAAATAGCCATCATTGCAGGGAATGTAGCGACAGCAGAAGCAACAAGAGAGCTAATCGAAGCTGGGGCAGATATCGTGAAAGTGGGTATTGGACCAGGATCTATCTGTACAACAAGAGTAGTTGCAGGTGTAGGTGTACCGCAAATCACAGCAGTATACGATTGTGCAACAGAAGCTAGAAAGCATGGAAAAGCAGTTATCGCTGATGGAGGAATTAAATACTCTGGAGATATTGTAAAAGCTTTAGCAGCTGGTGGACATGCTGTTATGCTTGGAAGCTTATTAGCTGGTGTGACAGAAAGCCCAGGAGAAACAGAAATCTTCCAAGGCAGACGTTTCAAAGTCTACCGTGGTATGGGTTCAGTAGCAGCAATGGAAAAGGGGTCAAAGGACCGTTATTTCCAAGAAGACAATAAGAAGTTTGTTCCAGAGGGTATAGAAGGACGCCTTCCATACAAGGGACCATTAACAGATACGATTTACCAATTGGTTGGTGGATTACGTTCTGGAATGGGGTATTGTGGAACAAAGAATTTACAAGAACTCAGAGAAAACTCAAAGTTCATTCGAATGACAGGAGCAGGTCTTCGTGAAAGTCATCCACATGATGTTCAAATCACGAAAGAAGCACCTAACTACTCACTTTCTTAA
- the dnaX gene encoding DNA polymerase III subunit gamma/tau produces MAYQALYRVWRPQTFIDVVGQEHVTKTLQNALLQQKISHAYLFSGPRGTGKTSAAKIFAKAVNCENSPANEPCNVCPACLGITDGSIPDVIEIDAASNNGVEEIRDIRDKVKFAPSSVKYKVYIVDEVHMLSIGAFNALLKTLEEPPRHVIFILATTEPHKIPLTIISRCQRFDFKRISAQSIVNRMKTIVDETGVRYEEKALQVVARAAEGGMRDALSLLDQAISFSRDEVTVEDALTVTGSVSQGLLNQLATAIKERDAAKALEALEELLFLGKDPSRFIEDFILYYRDMLLFKAAPNLEESFERVLLDEDFKQIAEAVNQEDIYQIIETLNKSQQEMRWTNHPRIFLEVAVVKLCQMNVRDNGKQTSSIEIDSLLSKISSLEEQLSDLRENGIAVTNDQVANTASQAKPARTSRRGFQAPTGKINEILKSATKPDLTLVKSKWGELLGKLVYNQMRSQAALLNEAEPVAASTTALVISFKYEIHCQMAMDNDRFLVVLSDLTQELIGRRLSVVGVPEEQWQTIRAGFIKTNRDGESDQGDAAKDNEEDPVVSEAIKLFGSELVEIKE; encoded by the coding sequence GTGGCTTACCAAGCTCTATATCGTGTTTGGCGTCCTCAAACATTTATTGATGTTGTTGGACAAGAACATGTAACAAAGACTTTGCAAAACGCCCTGCTTCAGCAGAAAATCTCACATGCATATTTATTTTCTGGACCAAGAGGAACGGGGAAAACAAGTGCAGCAAAGATTTTTGCAAAAGCGGTTAACTGTGAAAATTCGCCCGCAAACGAACCATGTAACGTGTGTCCTGCTTGCTTAGGTATTACGGATGGATCGATTCCAGATGTCATTGAAATAGATGCGGCTTCTAACAATGGGGTCGAGGAGATAAGGGATATAAGGGACAAAGTGAAATTTGCACCAAGTTCTGTGAAGTATAAGGTCTATATCGTTGATGAAGTCCATATGCTTTCTATCGGAGCTTTTAATGCCTTACTTAAGACTCTGGAGGAACCGCCAAGACATGTCATCTTTATACTAGCTACAACAGAGCCTCATAAAATTCCTCTGACCATTATCTCAAGATGTCAGCGGTTTGATTTTAAGAGGATATCTGCTCAATCGATTGTAAATCGGATGAAAACAATCGTGGATGAAACAGGTGTTCGCTATGAGGAAAAAGCGCTACAAGTCGTTGCGAGAGCAGCAGAAGGTGGAATGCGTGATGCACTTAGTTTACTTGATCAGGCCATTTCGTTTAGCCGTGATGAGGTAACAGTTGAAGATGCATTAACCGTTACAGGTTCTGTTTCTCAAGGGTTGTTAAACCAGTTAGCAACAGCTATAAAAGAAAGAGATGCAGCAAAAGCATTGGAAGCGTTAGAGGAGTTATTATTTTTAGGTAAGGATCCTTCAAGATTTATTGAGGATTTTATCCTTTATTACCGCGATATGCTTCTCTTTAAGGCCGCGCCAAATTTAGAAGAATCATTCGAACGAGTATTACTTGATGAAGATTTTAAACAAATAGCCGAAGCTGTTAACCAAGAAGATATTTATCAAATTATAGAGACGTTAAATAAATCTCAACAAGAGATGCGCTGGACAAACCATCCTCGCATATTTTTAGAAGTAGCAGTAGTGAAACTTTGCCAAATGAATGTTAGAGATAATGGTAAACAAACTAGTTCTATTGAGATTGATTCTTTGTTGAGTAAAATATCTAGCCTTGAGGAACAACTATCAGATCTTAGGGAAAATGGTATTGCAGTAACGAATGATCAAGTTGCTAATACAGCTAGTCAAGCAAAACCAGCTCGTACCTCACGAAGAGGGTTTCAGGCCCCTACAGGGAAAATAAATGAGATCCTGAAGAGTGCCACAAAACCTGATTTAACGCTTGTAAAAAGCAAATGGGGAGAATTGTTAGGAAAACTTGTATATAATCAAATGAGATCACAAGCGGCATTACTAAACGAGGCAGAACCAGTAGCAGCTTCAACAACCGCATTGGTGATTAGTTTTAAATATGAGATTCATTGTCAAATGGCGATGGATAACGATCGATTCTTAGTGGTCTTATCCGATTTAACGCAAGAATTAATAGGTCGCCGTTTATCCGTTGTCGGAGTCCCTGAGGAACAATGGCAGACGATCCGTGCTGGATTTATTAAAACAAACCGTGATGGAGAATCTGATCAAGGGGATGCAGCAAAAGATAATGAAGAAGACCCAGTTGTTTCAGAAGCTATCAAACTTTTTGGAAGCGAACTAGTTGAAATTAAAGAATAA
- a CDS encoding deoxynucleoside kinase, translating to MGETPFITVEGPIGVGKTSLAKVISDHFQFALLREIVDENPFLGKFYENIEEWSFQTEMFFLCNRYKQLGDIQKLYLTKNEPVVADYHIFKNLIFAQRTLSTEEYDKYFNIYQILTRDMPKPNVIIYLHASLDTLLSRIKMRGREIEKNISPLYLEQLSIDYDHAISEFEKLHPEIPVLRFNGDELDFIKNKSDLDKIINQLTTSLEKGVCNHEPSN from the coding sequence ATGGGGGAAACGCCTTTTATCACGGTAGAGGGGCCAATTGGTGTGGGCAAAACATCATTAGCCAAGGTGATTTCTGATCACTTCCAATTTGCATTACTTCGAGAGATCGTTGATGAAAACCCATTTTTAGGGAAGTTTTATGAAAACATTGAAGAGTGGAGCTTTCAAACCGAGATGTTTTTCTTATGTAACCGATACAAGCAACTCGGTGATATACAGAAGTTATATCTTACCAAAAACGAGCCGGTCGTAGCCGATTATCATATATTTAAGAATCTCATTTTTGCTCAGCGTACACTTAGTACGGAAGAGTATGATAAGTATTTTAATATTTACCAAATATTAACTAGAGATATGCCAAAACCAAACGTCATTATCTATTTACATGCTAGTTTGGACACCCTTTTATCGCGGATAAAAATGCGCGGTCGGGAAATTGAGAAGAATATAAGCCCTCTTTATCTTGAGCAATTATCAATCGATTATGATCATGCAATAAGTGAATTTGAAAAATTGCATCCTGAAATCCCTGTTTTACGTTTTAATGGAGACGAGCTAGACTTTATAAAAAATAAGAGTGACCTAGACAAGATTATCAACCAGTTAACCACATCGTTAGAAAAAGGAGTATGTAATCATGAACCTTCGAACTAA
- the pdxS gene encoding pyridoxal 5'-phosphate synthase lyase subunit PdxS — MKTGTDRVKRGMAEMQKGGVIMDVVNAEQAKIAEEAGAVAVMALERVPSDIRAAGGVARMADPRIMEEVMNAVSIPVMAKARIGHIVEARILEAMGVDYIDESEVLTPADEEYHLYKSDFTVPFVCGCRDLGEAARRIGEGASMLRTKGEPGTGNIVEAVRHIRQVNAQVRKVVGMNVDELMTEAKLLGAPFELLLQIKELGRLPVVNFAAGGVATPADAALMMELGADGVFVGSGIFKSDNPAKFARAIVEATTHYQDYKLIAELSKELGTPMKGIEISSLAPEARMQDRGW; from the coding sequence ATGAAAACAGGTACAGATCGAGTTAAACGTGGTATGGCAGAAATGCAAAAAGGCGGCGTCATTATGGACGTTGTTAACGCAGAGCAAGCAAAAATTGCTGAAGAAGCAGGTGCGGTTGCAGTTATGGCGCTTGAAAGAGTGCCTTCAGATATTCGTGCGGCTGGTGGAGTAGCTCGTATGGCAGATCCACGCATTATGGAAGAAGTAATGAATGCTGTTTCTATTCCTGTCATGGCTAAAGCACGTATTGGTCATATTGTAGAGGCTCGTATTTTAGAAGCAATGGGTGTTGACTACATTGATGAAAGTGAAGTATTAACACCAGCTGACGAGGAATATCATCTGTACAAGAGTGACTTTACCGTTCCTTTTGTATGTGGATGTCGTGACCTTGGGGAAGCTGCTCGTCGTATTGGTGAAGGAGCTTCTATGCTTCGTACAAAAGGTGAACCAGGAACTGGGAATATCGTAGAGGCTGTTCGTCACATTCGTCAAGTAAATGCTCAAGTACGTAAAGTGGTCGGAATGAATGTGGACGAGCTTATGACAGAAGCTAAGCTTCTAGGAGCGCCATTTGAGCTACTTCTTCAAATTAAGGAGTTAGGACGTTTACCGGTTGTTAACTTCGCAGCTGGTGGGGTTGCAACGCCTGCAGATGCTGCTTTAATGATGGAGCTAGGTGCTGATGGAGTATTCGTAGGATCTGGAATCTTTAAATCAGATAACCCAGCTAAGTTTGCTCGTGCGATTGTAGAAGCAACAACACATTACCAAGACTACAAACTAATTGCTGAGCTTTCAAAGGAGCTTGGAACGCCAATGAAGGGGATTGAAATCTCTTCTTTAGCTCCAGAAGCTCGTATGCAAGACCGTGGATGGTAA
- a CDS encoding serine hydrolase: MYRLKNISIWVMTLTIAFTLSFATSVSPVKAEEDPLGITAEAAILLDAETGKILYAKNIDVVLGVASMSKMMTEYLLLEAIAEGKIKWDQKVKINAYVHELSAAPGLSNVGLTEGEDYTVEELYQAMAIHSGNAATVALAELMAGSETNFITLMNKKAEELQLEDYKFVNSSGLNNSSLLGNHPAGGADEENVMSARATAKLAYHLINDYPEVIETAKMPELQFRDGRTYKNFNWMLPGLIFEYTGVDGLKTGSTDFAGAGFTATAEKDGQRVIAVVMKAATKDERFTEMRKILDYAFGNFTEEEIVKEGYQVKGQKTLPVTKGKEDEVSIESKESISMVVKNGEKDQYKTVLKLDEDKLNEDGELTAPVKKGDKVGTLTIEPIEGEGLGFLTESGQKQITVDVIATEDVEKANWFVLMMRGVGGFFGNLWDSASSAVKGIF, encoded by the coding sequence TTGTATCGTTTAAAAAACATTTCAATCTGGGTAATGACCTTGACAATAGCATTCACATTATCGTTTGCAACAAGTGTATCACCCGTAAAGGCAGAAGAGGATCCACTTGGAATTACGGCGGAAGCAGCCATTCTACTTGATGCAGAGACTGGGAAGATTCTTTATGCAAAAAATATAGATGTTGTCCTAGGTGTGGCATCTATGTCGAAAATGATGACCGAATACCTGCTACTTGAAGCCATTGCTGAAGGTAAGATTAAATGGGATCAAAAAGTAAAAATTAACGCGTATGTTCATGAACTATCAGCAGCGCCTGGTCTATCCAATGTTGGGTTAACTGAAGGAGAAGATTATACGGTTGAAGAGCTTTATCAAGCAATGGCCATTCATTCTGGGAATGCTGCCACGGTTGCTTTAGCAGAATTAATGGCGGGATCTGAAACAAATTTCATCACACTTATGAATAAAAAGGCTGAAGAACTACAATTAGAGGATTATAAGTTTGTCAATTCGAGCGGACTTAATAACAGCAGTTTGTTAGGGAATCACCCAGCTGGTGGGGCTGATGAAGAAAATGTGATGTCAGCTAGAGCAACAGCTAAGCTTGCTTACCATTTAATTAATGATTATCCTGAGGTCATTGAAACAGCTAAAATGCCTGAACTTCAATTCAGAGATGGTCGAACATATAAGAACTTTAACTGGATGCTCCCAGGTCTTATTTTTGAATATACAGGGGTAGATGGATTAAAGACCGGCTCAACTGACTTTGCTGGTGCTGGGTTTACCGCAACCGCTGAGAAAGATGGACAACGTGTGATTGCAGTTGTGATGAAAGCTGCAACAAAGGACGAACGTTTTACAGAAATGAGAAAAATATTAGATTATGCGTTCGGTAACTTTACGGAAGAAGAAATAGTTAAAGAAGGATATCAAGTTAAGGGACAAAAAACGTTACCCGTAACAAAAGGGAAAGAAGACGAGGTATCTATTGAGTCAAAGGAAAGCATCTCCATGGTTGTTAAAAATGGAGAAAAGGACCAATACAAAACGGTCTTAAAATTGGATGAAGATAAGTTGAATGAAGACGGAGAGCTAACAGCTCCAGTAAAAAAAGGTGATAAGGTAGGAACACTCACGATTGAGCCTATCGAGGGTGAAGGGTTAGGGTTCCTAACTGAATCTGGCCAAAAGCAAATTACGGTTGATGTGATCGCTACAGAGGATGTAGAAAAAGCCAACTGGTTTGTTTTAATGATGCGTGGAGTTGGGGGCTTTTTTGGAAACCTATGGGACAGTGCCTCTTCAGCTGTTAAAGGAATATTTTAA
- the serS gene encoding serine--tRNA ligase, translating into MLDLKFLRANFEEVKAKLQHRGEDLTDLGKFEELDRTRRELILEVEQLKSKRNEVSQQVAVLKREKKDADQLIAEMKEVGDKIKGLDDHLRDVEETLEKLLLSIPNIPHESVPVGETEDDNVEIRKWGEIPSFEFEPKPHWDVADGLGIVDFERAGKVTGSRFVFYKGLGAKLERALFNFMLDLHTEEHGYEEVLPPYIVNRASMTGTGQLPKFEEDAFRIESEDFFLIPTAEVPVTNLHRDEILSGEDLPINYAAFSACFRSEAGSAGRDTRGLIRQHQFNKVELVKFVKPEDSYEELEKLTGHAEKVLQLLGLPYRVLSMCTGDLGFTAAKKYDIEVWIPSYETYREISSCSNFESFQARRANIRFRREAKGKPEAVHTLNGSGLAIGRTVAAILENFQQADGSVVIPEVLRPYMGNREVIK; encoded by the coding sequence ATGTTAGATTTAAAATTTTTGCGTGCTAATTTTGAAGAAGTGAAGGCAAAGCTTCAGCATCGTGGAGAGGATTTAACAGATCTAGGTAAATTTGAAGAGTTGGATCGTACTCGTAGAGAGTTAATTTTAGAAGTAGAGCAGTTGAAAAGTAAGCGTAACGAAGTTTCTCAACAAGTGGCAGTACTTAAGAGAGAAAAGAAGGATGCAGATCAATTAATTGCTGAGATGAAAGAAGTAGGAGATAAAATTAAAGGGTTAGATGATCATTTACGAGACGTGGAGGAAACATTGGAAAAGCTTCTACTTAGCATTCCGAATATCCCGCATGAAAGTGTTCCTGTTGGTGAAACAGAGGATGATAACGTTGAGATTCGTAAATGGGGAGAGATTCCTAGCTTTGAATTTGAACCAAAGCCGCATTGGGATGTAGCAGATGGTCTTGGAATCGTTGACTTTGAACGAGCGGGCAAAGTGACGGGAAGCCGTTTCGTTTTTTATAAGGGTCTAGGTGCTAAATTAGAGCGTGCCTTGTTTAATTTTATGCTTGATTTGCATACAGAAGAGCATGGTTATGAAGAGGTTCTACCTCCGTACATTGTAAACCGTGCAAGTATGACTGGAACTGGACAGCTTCCGAAATTTGAAGAAGATGCCTTCCGAATTGAAAGCGAGGATTTTTTCTTAATTCCAACAGCAGAAGTTCCCGTAACGAATTTACATCGTGATGAAATTTTAAGTGGTGAGGATTTACCTATTAACTATGCAGCCTTTAGCGCATGTTTCCGTTCTGAGGCAGGATCTGCAGGTAGAGATACAAGAGGTTTGATTCGCCAACATCAGTTTAACAAAGTGGAGCTTGTAAAGTTTGTTAAGCCAGAGGATTCTTACGAAGAGCTTGAAAAATTAACAGGTCATGCGGAAAAGGTATTACAGCTTTTGGGACTTCCATATCGTGTATTAAGCATGTGTACGGGAGATCTTGGCTTTACGGCAGCGAAGAAATACGATATTGAAGTTTGGATTCCGAGTTATGAAACGTATCGTGAGATTTCTTCTTGTAGTAACTTTGAGAGCTTCCAAGCACGTCGAGCTAATATTCGTTTTAGACGTGAAGCGAAAGGAAAACCAGAGGCTGTGCATACACTGAACGGTTCAGGTCTAGCAATTGGTCGTACGGTGGCGGCGATCCTAGAAAACTTCCAGCAAGCGGATGGCAGTGTGGTCATTCCAGAAGTGTTACGTCCGTATATGGGGAACCGTGAAGTGATAAAATAA
- the pdxT gene encoding pyridoxal 5'-phosphate synthase glutaminase subunit PdxT: MVKVGVLGLQGAVREHIRSIEESGAEAVVIKTKEQLEEVDGLIMPGGESTTMRRLIDKYDFMGSLKEFAQSGKPMFGTCAGLILMAKELVGYDQPHIGAMDVKVERNSFGRQRESFEADLDIAGVGENYPAVFIRAPHIVAAGENVEILAKHENRIVFAREGQFLGCSFHPELTEDHRITQYFINMVKEAKKKI, from the coding sequence ATGGTTAAAGTAGGAGTACTAGGCCTTCAGGGGGCTGTACGTGAGCATATACGCTCCATTGAAGAGAGTGGGGCAGAAGCTGTTGTAATTAAAACAAAAGAGCAGCTAGAAGAAGTAGATGGGTTGATTATGCCTGGTGGAGAAAGTACAACGATGCGCCGCTTAATCGATAAGTACGATTTTATGGGGAGCCTTAAGGAGTTTGCGCAGTCAGGAAAACCAATGTTCGGAACTTGTGCAGGACTTATCTTAATGGCGAAGGAGCTTGTTGGTTACGATCAACCTCATATTGGTGCGATGGATGTAAAAGTAGAGCGAAACTCATTTGGACGCCAACGTGAAAGCTTTGAAGCAGATTTAGATATTGCTGGTGTTGGTGAAAACTATCCAGCCGTCTTTATTCGTGCCCCACATATTGTTGCTGCAGGTGAGAATGTTGAAATCCTCGCGAAGCATGAAAATCGCATTGTTTTTGCTAGAGAAGGACAATTCCTTGGTTGCTCCTTTCATCCAGAATTAACGGAAGATCACCGTATCACGCAGTATTTTATCAATATGGTAAAAGAAGCGAAAAAAAAAATATAA
- the tadA gene encoding tRNA adenosine(34) deaminase TadA → MNDETYMLEAIKEAKKAEELQEVPIGAVIVINDQIVARAHNLRETKQSAVAHAELLAIEKACEEMGTWRLEGATLYVTLEPCPMCAGAIIMSRVEKVVFGASDPKGGCAGTFMNLLSDERFNHQSDVCSGVLEKECGELLSNFFRSIRLKKKEEKKKRNDAKINLQ, encoded by the coding sequence ATGAATGATGAAACATATATGTTGGAAGCAATAAAGGAAGCGAAAAAGGCAGAAGAGCTGCAGGAAGTACCTATAGGAGCCGTGATCGTCATCAATGATCAAATTGTGGCAAGAGCTCATAATCTGAGAGAAACTAAACAGAGTGCGGTTGCTCATGCAGAATTGCTTGCTATAGAAAAGGCTTGTGAGGAAATGGGGACATGGAGGCTTGAAGGCGCAACTCTATATGTAACGTTGGAGCCATGTCCGATGTGTGCTGGAGCGATCATTATGTCACGAGTAGAAAAGGTTGTATTTGGAGCAAGTGACCCAAAAGGTGGGTGTGCCGGAACATTTATGAACTTATTATCTGACGAAAGATTTAATCATCAAAGTGATGTGTGCTCTGGTGTGCTCGAAAAGGAATGTGGTGAACTATTAAGTAATTTCTTTCGAAGCATCCGACTAAAGAAGAAAGAAGAAAAAAAGAAAAGAAATGACGCGAAAATCAACTTACAGTAA